A DNA window from Trypanosoma brucei brucei TREU927 chromosome 11 chr11_scaffold01 genomic scaffold, whole genome shotgun sequence contains the following coding sequences:
- a CDS encoding DNA polymerase kappa, putative gives MCGGEENGGLDQAHVSYSGSASEQNIAEMIVDPSGSRQPTAFQLTLDCNKAGMGNVDKERVEAIIRDAREGTPFLLNEQRLAEGREKQLQELKRKSSLFTRLLGGERNAAQRKQWELKVSKIEQELEATRRLGTYIHLDMDMFYAAVEIKKHPEYATIPLAIGTMTMIITTNYVARGRGIRQGMPGFLALKICPNLLLLPPDDDSYYLESNIVRRIVAEYDPNYIVVGLDDFTLEVSAYIERFEGTKTAEDVASELRVRVFGETKLTASAGIGPTAALAKIASNINKPNGQHDLNLHTRGDVMTYVRDLGLRSVPGVGKVTEALLKGLGITTLSDIYNRRVELCYILHNNLFRFLLGASIGIMQWPDAATAANTENCEGATGEQRKAISSERSITTPRTKEGMQEMVDTVFNGAYEEMRKSEIMCRRISLTIRWASYRYQQYTKSLIQYSDDSATLRRAVDELMLPHAAKYSEMCLLGVRLSDLISAKDFHMKRKGGNQLSISQFIRPKKPGEVTATTGIKRERTTEPKQVVEIIISSDDEDENDSVGLASSSTILVSTGKGTVEREVTII, from the coding sequence ATGTgtgggggagaagagaatggTGGATTGGATCAGGCACATGTGTCCTACAGTGGCAGTGCGAGTGAGCAAAACATTGCGGAAATGATTGTAGACCCATCAGGTTCCCGTCAGCCCACAGCATTCCAACTCACACTCGATTGCAATAAGGCAGGAATGGGAAATGTGGATAAGGAACGTGTGGAAGCTATTATACGTGATGCCAGGGAAGGCACACCTTTTTTATTAAATGAACAACGTTTGGCTGAGGGTCGAGAGAAGCAACTGCAAGAGCTGAAGCGGAAATCATCTCTCTTCACTCGGTTGTTGGGTGGTGAACGAAACGCTGCGCAGCGGAAACAGTGGGAGCTGAAGGTTTCCAAAATAGAACAGGAGCTTGAGGCTACGCGTCGACTGGGAACTTATATCCATTTAGACATGGACATGTTttatgctgctgttgaaatCAAGAAGCATCCGGAGTACGCCACCATTCCGCTTGCCATAGGCACCATGACtatgataataacaacaaattaTGTTGCGCGTGGACGTGGTATTCGTCAAGGTATGCCAGGTTTCCTTGCTCTAAAAATCTGCCCAAATCTACTATTACTCCCTCCCGATGATGATTCCTACTATTTGGAATCCAATATCGTACGTCGTATTGTTGCTGAATACGACCCTAATTATATAGTTGTTGGTTTGGATGACTTTACTCTCGAAGTAAGTGCCTACATAGAGCGTTTTGAGGGAACCAAAACAGCCGAAGATGTGGCTTCTGaactgcgtgtgcgtgtatttggtgAAACAAAGTTGACAGCAAGTGCTGGTATTGGACCCACTGCAGCACTTGCCAAGATTGCCAGTAATATTAATAAGCCGAATGGACAACATGATCTTAATCTTCACACGCGAGGGGATGTGATGACATACGTCAGGGATTTGGGTCTACGTTCTGTGCCTGGTGTTGGGAAGGTTACGGAAGCTCTGTTGAAGGGACTGGGTATCACCACTCTCTCAGATATTTACAATAGGCGTGTTGAACTTTGTTACATTTTGCACAATAATTTATTTCGCTTTTTGCTTGGAGCTTCCATTGGCATTATGCAATGGCCCgatgcagcaacggcagccaaTACCGAGAATTGTGAGGGGGCTACTGGAGAGCAACGGAAGGCAATCAGTAGCGAGCGATCCATCACTACTCCACGAACCAAAGAAGGTATGCAGGAAATGGTTGATACCGTATTCAATGGTGCCTATGAAGAAATGCGGAAGAGTGAGATAATGTGTAGACGGATATCCCTCACAATTAGATGGGCCTCTTATCGTTATCAACAATACACAAAAAGTTTGATACAATATTCAGATGACTCTGCAACCCTTCGCCGCGCAGTAGACGAGCTCATGTTACCGCACGCTGCAAAGTATTCAGAGATGTGTTTGTTGGGGGTACGTCTCTCGGACCTTATCTCTGCAAAAGACTTtcatatgaaaagaaagggtggTAACCAACTGTCTATTTCACAATTTATTCGCCCCAAGAAGCCGGGTGAGGTAACAGCAACCACCggtataaaaagggagaggactACTGAACCGAAACAGGttgtggaaataataatatcatcaGATGACGAGGATGAGAATGATAGTGTTGGCTTGGCATCTAGCTCCACTATACTCGTTTCAACTGGCAAAGGTACTGTTGAGAGGGAAGTTACCATAATTTAG
- a CDS encoding DNA polymerase kappa, putative has protein sequence MCGGEENGGLDQAHVSYSGSASEQNIAEMIVDPSGSRQPTAFQLTLDCNKAGMGNVDKERVEAIIRNVSEGSSFLMNEQRLAEGREKQLQELKRKSSLFTQLLGGERNAAQRKQWELKVSKIEQELEATRRLGTYIHLDMDMFYAAVEIKKHPEYAAIPLAIGTMTRLQTANYIARGRGVRCSMPGFLALKICPNLLILPPDFDAYNEESNTVRRIVAEYDPNYISFGLDELTLEVSAYIERFEGTKTAEDVASELRVRVFGDTKLTASAGIGPTAALAKIASNINKPNGQHDLNLHTREDVMTYVRDLGLRSVPGVGKVTEALLKGLGITTLSDIYNRRVELCYILHNNLFRFLLGASIGIVQWPDAATAANTENCEGATGGQRKAISSERSITTPRTKEGMQEMVDTVFNGAYEEMRKSELMCRRISLRIRWASYRYQQYTKSLIQYSDDSATLRRAVDGLLLPHAAKYSEISLLGVRFLDLIFAKDFHMKRKGGNQLSISQFIRPKKPGEVTATTGIKRERTTEPKQVVEIIISSDDEDENDSVGLASSSTILVSTDKGTVEREVTII, from the coding sequence ATGTgtgggggagaagagaatggTGGATTGGATCAGGCACATGTGTCCTACAGTGGCAGTGCGAGTGAGCAAAACATTGCGGAAATGATTGTAGACCCATCAGGTTCCCGTCAGCCCACAGCATTCCAACTCACACTCGATTGCAATAAGGCAGGAATGGGAAATGTGGATAAGGAACGTGTGGAAGCTATTATACGTAATGTATCTGAgggttcttcctttttgatgAATGAACAACGTTTGGCTGAGGGTCGAGAGAAGCAACTGCAAGAGCTCAAACGGAAATCATCTCTCTTCACTCAGTTGTTGGGTGGTGAACGAAACGCTGCGCAGCGGAAACAGTGGGAGCTGAAGGTTTCCAAAATAGAACAGGAGCTTGAGGCTACGCGTCGACTGGGAACTTATATCCATTTAGACATGGACATGTTttatgctgctgttgaaatCAAGAAGCATCCGGAGTACGCCGCCATTCCGCTTGCCATAGGCACCATGACGAGGCTACAAACAGCAAATTACATTGCGCGTGGACGTGGTGTTCGATGTAGCATGCCAGGTTTCCTTGCTCTAAAAATCTGCCCGAATTTGCTCATTCTGCCTCCTGATTTCGATGCTTACAACGAGGAATCCAATACTGTGCGCCGTATTGTTGCTGAATACGACCCTAATTATATCAGCTTTGGTTTGGATGAACTGACCCTTGAGGTAAGTGCCTACATAGAGCGTTTTGAGGGAACCAAAACAGCCGAAGATGTGGCTTCTGaactgcgtgtgcgtgtatttggtgATACAAAGTTGACAGCAAGTGCTGGTATTGGACCCACTGCAGCACTTGCCAAGATTGCCAGTAATATTAATAAGCCGAATGGACAACATGATCTTAATCTTCATACCCGAGAGGATGTGATGACATACGTCAGGGATTTGGGTCTACGTTCTGTGCCTGGTGTTGGGAAGGTTACGGAAGCTCTGTTGAAGGGACTGGGTATCACCACTCTCTCAGATATTTACAATAGGCGTGTTGAACTTTGTTACATTTTGCACAATAATTTATTTCGCTTTTTGCTTGGAGCTTCCATTGGCATTGTGCAATGGCCCgatgcagcaacggcagccaaTACCGAGAATTGTGAGGGGGCTACTGGAGGGCAACGGAAGGCAATCAGTAGCGAGCGATCCATCACTACTCCACGAACCAAAGAAGGTATGCAGGAAATGGTTGATACCGTATTCAATGGTGCCTATGAAGAAATGCGGAAGAGTGAGCTGATGTGTAGACGCATTTCGTTAAGAATAAGGTGGGCCTCCTATCGTTATCAACAATACACAAAAAGTTTGATACAATATTCAGATGACTCTGCAACCCTTCGCCGCGCAGTGGATGGTTTACTGTTACCGCATGCTGCAAAGTATTCAGAGATTTCACTGTTGGGGGTACGTTTTCTTGACCTTATCTTTGCAAAAGACTTtcatatgaaaagaaagggtggTAACCAACTGTCTATTTCACAATTTATTCGCCCCAAGAAGCCGGGTGAGGTAACAGCAACCACCggtataaaaagggagaggactACTGAACCGAAACAGGttgtggaaataataatatcatcaGACGACGAGGATGAGAATGATAGTGTTGGCTTGGCATCTAGCTCCACTATACTCGTTTCAACTGACAAAGGTACTGTTGAGAGGGAAGTTACCATAATTTAG